The proteins below come from a single uncultured Carboxylicivirga sp. genomic window:
- a CDS encoding BT1926 family outer membrane beta-barrel protein, with amino-acid sequence MKKKVIFSIACVLGLCSLSINAQDYAPQAGDKIVSLRLGKAVDYPSLSSYEVNRGTTNSSVNMAQPVTRSSFFNDNSSIVNAIGVEAKYFITSNIAARIAGGGLMVSSPSQDAVEGVGDVYNDYPGTAIPGYAHMEGRTTMQFYGDLGVDYYFTTKVPRLFPYVGLQGNGVYGQMEISDGYRGLDGNGQVIPSYDTRRGEVYAFGGSLVGGVDYYLAEGFFFGFEIKAASYMYNVKRIFHQQGMEAQDADSHVTSLFAEPVIKLGFKF; translated from the coding sequence GAAAGTAATTTTTAGTATTGCTTGTGTATTGGGGTTGTGTAGTTTGTCAATTAATGCACAAGACTATGCCCCACAAGCAGGAGATAAGATTGTGTCGCTTCGATTAGGAAAAGCTGTCGATTATCCATCTTTAAGTAGTTATGAAGTTAATAGAGGAACTACTAATTCTTCGGTAAATATGGCACAACCTGTAACGAGATCATCATTTTTTAATGATAACAGCAGTATTGTAAATGCTATAGGAGTTGAAGCTAAGTACTTTATTACTTCTAATATAGCTGCGCGTATTGCCGGAGGAGGTTTGATGGTTAGTTCACCTTCTCAGGATGCTGTTGAAGGAGTTGGTGATGTTTACAATGATTATCCTGGAACTGCAATACCTGGTTATGCTCATATGGAAGGAAGAACCACTATGCAGTTTTATGGCGATTTAGGTGTAGATTATTATTTTACAACTAAAGTGCCTCGCCTGTTTCCATATGTTGGATTACAAGGTAATGGTGTTTATGGACAAATGGAGATCTCAGATGGTTACCGTGGTTTAGATGGTAATGGTCAGGTGATTCCATCTTACGATACTCGTCGTGGAGAAGTGTATGCTTTTGGAGGAAGTTTAGTTGGGGGTGTTGATTATTACCTGGCTGAAGGTTTCTTCTTTGGTTTTGAAATAAAAGCTGCGTCATATATGTATAACGTTAAGCGTATTTTTCATCAACAAGGAATGGAAGCGCAAGATGCTGACTCTCATGTAACTTCTTTGTTTGCAGAACCTGTAATAAAACTTGGATTTAAGTTTTAG